In Caloenas nicobarica isolate bCalNic1 chromosome 5, bCalNic1.hap1, whole genome shotgun sequence, a single genomic region encodes these proteins:
- the TMEM80 gene encoding transmembrane protein 80, translated as MAVGRRGKGRTSSVLSSLPLQILFYINGIYYIFYFLVTLAMIVYKSQVFGYPDDFLACDLALLFIMAILEALRLYLGSKGNLTEEEAPLGLSLAVTLGSVVLSVYFLVWQTYVLKADVILNSVLLCAYGFESVLKVTAIAAFVS; from the exons ATGGCGGTTGGGAGGCGAG ggaAAGGAAGAACTTCATCAGTT CTCTCGTCTCTTCCTTTACAGattctattttatataaatgGCATCTATTACATCTTTTACTTCTTGGTGACTCTTGCAATGATTGTTTATAAAA GTCAAGTTTTCGGTTATCCAGATGACTTCTTGGCTTGTGATCTTGCCCTCCTTTTCATTATGGCCATTCTTGAAGCGCTCCGGTTATACTTGG GCTCAAAGGGTAACCTGACAGAAGAAGAGGCTCCGCTGGGGCTCAGCCTCGCAGTCACACTGGGGAGCGTGGTTTTGTCCGTGTATTTCTTGGTGTGGCAAACATACGTGCTGAAAGCAGACGTCATTCTAAACTCCGTTCTCCTCTGTGCTTACGGGTTTGAGTCGGTACTAAAGGTCACAGCCATTGCTGCTTTTGTCAGCTAA
- the DEAF1 gene encoding deformed epidermal autoregulatory factor 1 homolog, translated as MEDADSAAKQLGLAEAAAVAAAVAAAAGPEQQPPQTAASESEPEPDPEEEEEAAAAAQVTAVTVMAADAEHMEMGAEPLPSADEAAAAFAEVTTVTVANVGASADNVFTTSVANAASISGHVLSGRTALQIGDSLNTEKATLIVVHTDGSIVETTGLKGPSAPLTPGPQSPPTPLTSVQEKTGTKYNWDPSVYENELPVRCRNISGILYKNRLGSGGRGRCIKQGDNWYSPTEFEAMAGRASSKDWKRSIRYAGRPLQCLIHDGILNPHAASCTCAACCDDMTLSGPVRLFVPYKRRKKENEMPATPVKKDCPKNITLLPATAAATFTVTPSGQITTSGALTFDRTSTVEATAIISESPSQGDVFTGAAVQDANVQQPCRVSHPEPHYPSYQDNCQISPFPEAALPTAHPKIVLTSLPALAVPPTTPTKAISPSVVNGLEVTEQRSWLYLEEMVNSLLSTAQQLKTLIEQAKQASSSFREAAVTQAKIQADVERKEQYQNQLFQQTEDVDGKTEIIIKQSCVNCGREATNECTGCHKVNYCSTFCQRKDWKDHQHICGQSAAVTVQADEVHVADSVMEKVTV; from the exons ATGGAGGACGCCGACTCGGCGGCGAAGCAGCTGGGCTTAGCGGAGGCGGCCGCAGTGGCGGCCGCAGTGGCGGCTGCGGCAGGACCCGAGCAGCAGCCGCCTCAAACGGCGGCCTCGGAGTCGGAGCCGGAGCCGGaccccgaggaggaggaggaggcggcggcggcggcgcaggTGACGGCGGTGACGGTGATGGCGGCAGATGCCGAGCACATGGAGATGGGAGCCGAGCCCCTGCCGAGCGCCGACGAGGCCGCCGCCGCCTTCGCAG AAGTCACCACGGTGACAGTGGCCAACGTCGGTGCCTCCGCAGACAATGTGTTCACTACATCTGTGGCAAATGCAGCTTCGATTTCAGGACATGTGCTG TCTGGGAGGACGGCCCTACAAATCGGGGACAGCTTGAACACTGAGAAAGCCACGCTCATCGTGGTTCACACGGACGGCAGCATTGTAGAAACCACCGGGCTGAAGGGGCCGTCGGCGCCTCTCACCCCAG gACCGCAATCTCCTCCTACCCCTTTAACATCTGTCCAAGAGAAAACTGGAACCAAGTATAACTGGGACCCATCTGTGTATGAGAACGAGCTCCCGGTGAGGTGCCGGAACATCAGCGGCATTCTGTATAAAAACAGACTCGGCTCAG gAGGCCGCGGTAGGTGCATTAAGCAAGGGGACAACTGGTACAGCCCCACGGAGTTTGAAGCGATGGCGGGACGGGCCAGCAGCAAGGACTGGAAGAGGAGCATCCGCTATGCCGGGCGGCCCCTGCAGTGCCTTATTCAC GATGGGATTTTAAATCCTCACGCTGCCTCTTGTACTTGTGCTGCTTGCTGCGACGACATGACTCTG aGTGGCCCTGTACGACTCTTTGTGCCATATAAAAGgcggaaaaaagaaaatgaaatgcctgCGACTCCAGTGAAGAAGGACTGCCCCAAAAACATCACTCTGCTTCCTGCCACAGCTGCCGCCACAT TCACCGTGACACCCTCCGGACAGATCACTACCTCCGGCGCCCTGACCTTCGACCGTACATCCACAGTGGAAGCCACAGCGATTATCTCGGAAAGTCCGTCCCAGGGAGACGTTTTCACTGGAGCCGCTG TTCAGGACGCCAACGTGCAGCAGCCGTGCCGGGTCAGTCACCCCGAGCCCCACTACCCCAGTTACCAGGACAACTGCCAGATCTCCCCGTTTCCTGAAGCTGCGCTGCCAACGGCTCACCCCAAAATCG TGTTAACCTCGCTCCCTGCCCTGGCGGTGccccccaccacccccaccaAAGCCATCTCGCCCTCGGTGGTGAACGGGCTGGAGGTGACGGAGCAGCGCAGCTGGCTGTACTTGGAGGAGATGGTCAACTCCTTGCTCAGCACCGCCCAGCAGCTGAAGACGCTCATTGAGCAGGCCAAGCAGGCCAGCTCCTCCTTCCGCGAGGCGGCCGTCACACAAGCCAAAATCCAAGCTGATGTGGAGAGGAAAGAG caaTATCAGAACCAGTTATTTCAACAAACAGAAGATGTGGATGGGAAAACGGAAATCATCATCAAG CAGTCCTGTGTCAACTGTGGCCGTGAGGCAACGAATGAGTGCACAGGATGCCATAAAGTCAACTACTGCTCCACGTTCTGCCAGCGCAAG GACTGGAAGGACCACCAGCACATCTGCGGCCAGTCAGCCGCGGTGACGGTGCAAGCCGACGAGGTGCACGTCGCGGACAGCGTCATGGAGAAAGTCACCGTCTGA
- the DRD4 gene encoding D(4) dopamine receptor: protein MGNGGATGNGSATGNGSAGAAPANGTALPPPGGHNIAALVLGIVLILLIVGGNGLVCLSVCTERALKTTTNYFIVSLAVADLLLALLVLPLYVYSEFQGGVWSLSTVLCDALMTMDVMLCTASIFNLCAISVDRFIAVSIPLNYNRRQIDLRQLILISTTWIFAFAVASPVIFGLNNVPNRDPSLCQLEDDNYIVYSSICSFFIPCPVMLVLYCAMFQGLKRWEEARKAKLRGSIYGANRKLYHPSTFIEREQMGLEPEECGPYARSSHPGDYVMNNGIQTVSYPHLKYPPPGHGRKRAKINGRERKAMRVLPVVVGAFLFCWTPFFVVHITRALCKSCTIPTQVTSTVTWLGYVNSALNPVIYTIFNAEFRNFFRKVLHLFC, encoded by the exons ATGGGGAACGGCGGCGCCACGGGGAACGGCAGCGCCACGGGGAacggcagcgccggggccgcgcccGCCAACGGCACCGCGCTGCCACCGCCGGGCGGCCACAACATCGCCGCCCTGGTGCTGGGCATCGTCCTCATCCTGCTCATCGTGGGCGGCAACGGGCTGGTTTGCCTCAGCGTCTGCACGGAGCGGGCGCTGAAAACCACCACCAACTACTTCATCGTCAGCCTGGCCGTCGCCGACCTGCTGCTCGCTCTCCTGGTCCTGCCCCTCTATGTCTACTCCGAG TTCCAGGGAGGCGTGTGGTCCCTCAGCACGGTGCTGTGCGATGCCCTGATGACCATGGACGTGATGCTGTGCACGGCCTCCATCTTCAACCTCTGTGCGATCAGCGTGGATCG GTTTATCGCTGTTTCAATCCCACTGAACTACAACCGGCGGCAAATCGACCTGCGGCAGTTGATCCTTATATCCACCACCTGGATATTCGCCTTTGCTGTAGCATCCCCCGTCATATTTGGCCTCAACAATGTCCCAAACCGGGACCCCAGCTTGTGTCAGCTGGAGGATGACAACTACATCGTGTACTCCTCCATCTGCTCCTTCTTCATCCCTTGCCCCGTCATGCTGGTGCTCTACTGCGCCATGTTCCAAGGACTCAAGCGCTGGGAAGAAGCCAGGAAGGCCAAGCTAAGGGGGAGCATCTACGGGGCCAACAGGAAGCTCTATCACCCCTCAACCTTTATTGAGAGAGAGCAGATGGGACTGGAGCCGGAGGAGTGCGGCCCTTACGCCCGCTCCAGCCACCCTGGGGACTATGTGATGAACAATGGCATCCAGACTGTCTCCTACCCCCACCTCAAGTACCCACCCCCAGGACACGGTCGGAAACGGGCCAAGATCAACGGGCGGGAGCGGAAGGCCATGCGGGTGCTGCCTGTCGTCGTCG gtgctttcctcttctgctggACACCTTTCTTTGTGGTCCACATTACCAGGGCTCTCTGCAAGTCCTGCACCATTCCCACTCAAGTCACCAGCACTGTCACTTGGCTGGGTTACGTCAACAGTGCTCTCAACCCTGTCATTTATACCATTTTCAACGCCGAGTTCAGGAACTTCTTCCGCAAAGTCTTGCACCTCTTCTGCTGA